In Syntrophorhabdaceae bacterium, a single window of DNA contains:
- the infA gene encoding translation initiation factor IF-1: MPKGEGIEIEGTVIEPLPNAMFRVELPNGHKVLAHVSGKMRMHYIKILRGDKVVVELSPYDLTRGRIIYRVK, from the coding sequence ATGCCAAAAGGTGAAGGAATAGAGATTGAAGGGACGGTAATTGAGCCGCTGCCGAACGCCATGTTCAGGGTTGAGCTTCCCAACGGACACAAAGTACTTGCCCATGTATCGGGTAAAATGCGTATGCATTATATCAAGATACTCAGAGGCGATAAGGTTGTGGTGGAGCTTTCACCATATGATCTGACAAGGGGCAGGATTATCTACAGGGTGAAATAG
- the rpmJ gene encoding 50S ribosomal protein L36, giving the protein MKVRPSVKKRCDKCKIIKRKGIVRIICENPKHKQKQG; this is encoded by the coding sequence ATGAAGGTTAGACCTTCTGTCAAGAAGAGATGTGACAAGTGTAAGATCATTAAGAGAAAAGGCATAGTGCGAATCATCTGCGAAAATCCAAAGCATAAGCAGAAGCAAGGTTAA